One Niallia circulans DNA segment encodes these proteins:
- a CDS encoding YitT family protein produces the protein MKKYTVDILLLALGSLLFAIAVNVFVIPNDLGEGGVTGLTIISYYLFKWSPSIVSFLLNAVLIVVGLKFLSKQTAIYTIIAVCFNSLFLHLTESWSIPSEEVIVHALFGGVLTGVGLGLIIRVGGTTAGSTILAKIIHKYLGWSVSYSLLILDLIVVFLSYFIIGIEGVMLTIVMLYVGTKTMEFILEGANRQKAVTIISAYSKEIAFEVSTRMERGITVISGHGYYTKENKEVLYIVINNQEIIKLKKIIKHIDNEAFITIHDVRDVFGEGFSSI, from the coding sequence ATGAAGAAATACACTGTTGATATACTACTACTTGCGTTAGGATCGCTTCTTTTTGCTATTGCGGTCAATGTATTTGTTATTCCCAATGATTTAGGTGAAGGTGGAGTTACCGGGCTTACGATTATTAGTTATTATTTATTCAAATGGTCTCCAAGTATCGTTAGTTTCCTGTTAAATGCTGTTTTAATAGTGGTGGGATTAAAATTCTTAAGCAAACAAACAGCGATTTATACCATTATTGCTGTTTGTTTTAATTCCTTGTTTTTACATTTAACAGAATCATGGTCTATTCCATCTGAAGAGGTTATTGTACATGCTTTATTTGGTGGTGTGTTAACTGGAGTTGGTCTTGGTTTAATCATAAGAGTGGGAGGAACTACGGCTGGTTCTACCATACTAGCGAAAATCATTCATAAATACCTAGGCTGGAGTGTAAGCTATAGTTTACTTATTTTAGATTTAATTGTCGTGTTCTTGTCTTATTTTATTATTGGCATAGAAGGAGTTATGCTTACAATCGTTATGTTATATGTCGGAACGAAAACGATGGAATTCATACTCGAAGGAGCTAATCGCCAAAAAGCCGTTACAATTATTTCTGCCTATTCAAAGGAAATTGCTTTTGAGGTCAGCACAAGAATGGAGCGCGGAATAACAGTTATATCAGGACACGGTTATTATACGAAAGAGAATAAAGAAGTTTTGTATATAGTTATTAATAATCAAGAAATCATTAAATTAAAGAAGATTATTAAGCACATAGATAATGAGGCTTTTATTACGATTCATGATGTAAGAGATGTATTTGGTGAAGGGTTTAGTTCCATTTAA
- a CDS encoding TetR/AcrR family transcriptional regulator, which produces MSKSGRPREFNKPEVLDAAMNVFWLKGYEACSTEDLCSSTGLGRGSLYNTFGSKHELYEQTLQRYHEHWIEVQTAILERPVPVKERLRGLLEWAVEKDFEDSSKGCFLINATMERGRSDSIVEIWSNRHVECLESVLFSVMEDGIQAGEITSNRSALELARTYICSYYGLRTLNVTTRNRDMAEQIVEGTMASIY; this is translated from the coding sequence ATGAGTAAAAGTGGAAGACCTCGTGAATTTAATAAGCCTGAGGTGCTTGATGCAGCAATGAATGTGTTTTGGTTAAAAGGGTATGAAGCATGCTCCACAGAGGATTTATGCAGCAGTACAGGGCTTGGTCGAGGAAGTTTATATAATACGTTTGGAAGTAAGCATGAATTGTATGAGCAAACACTCCAACGTTATCATGAGCACTGGATTGAGGTGCAGACAGCGATTCTGGAACGTCCTGTCCCTGTTAAAGAAAGATTGCGTGGTCTGCTGGAATGGGCCGTTGAGAAGGATTTTGAGGATTCAAGTAAAGGCTGCTTTTTAATTAATGCTACGATGGAGCGTGGTCGCAGCGATTCGATTGTGGAGATTTGGTCGAATCGTCATGTAGAGTGTTTGGAAAGTGTTCTATTTAGTGTCATGGAGGATGGAATACAGGCTGGTGAGATAACATCAAATAGATCAGCACTAGAATTGGCAAGAACATATATATGTAGTTACTATGGTCTTCGAACTCTCAATGTTACAACACGAAATCGTGATATGGCAGAACAAATCGTCGAGGGAACTATGGCAAGCATCTATTAA
- the nfsA gene encoding oxygen-insensitive NADPH nitroreductase, with protein MNQTIETILNHVSVRSFTNQALTEEQIKQLVTAAQAASSASFQQAYSIIGVTDPDLKRKIAEHAGNQPFIAEGGHFFVFCADVNRHKQLAEDVNINISETIEGIDAALVGAIDATLAAQNLVIASESMGLGVCYIGGVRDGIIKISELLEIPEYVFPVFGLVVGYPNERNDSKPRIPFEGIYHTNRYNSNTKEIFEQYDETTKLYNENRSGRKSSRTWSETAIGSFARLPRSFMKDFLNGKGWAKR; from the coding sequence ATGAACCAAACGATCGAAACAATACTAAACCATGTGTCTGTCCGCTCTTTTACAAACCAAGCTTTAACAGAGGAGCAAATAAAACAACTAGTTACCGCTGCACAAGCAGCTTCATCTGCAAGCTTTCAACAAGCATATTCAATAATAGGTGTAACTGATCCTGACCTGAAACGGAAAATCGCAGAGCATGCGGGAAATCAACCATTTATAGCAGAGGGCGGTCACTTTTTCGTATTTTGTGCTGATGTTAATCGTCATAAGCAATTGGCAGAAGACGTAAATATAAACATTTCAGAGACAATCGAGGGAATAGATGCTGCATTGGTAGGGGCAATTGATGCGACCTTGGCAGCCCAAAACCTAGTCATTGCCTCCGAATCCATGGGGTTAGGTGTTTGTTATATTGGTGGAGTTAGAGATGGAATAATAAAAATATCAGAGTTACTTGAAATTCCTGAGTACGTTTTCCCTGTCTTCGGACTTGTCGTAGGTTATCCAAATGAACGAAATGACAGTAAACCAAGAATCCCATTTGAAGGTATTTATCATACAAATCGTTATAACAGCAATACGAAAGAGATATTTGAGCAGTATGATGAAACAACTAAATTATATAATGAAAATCGTTCAGGAAGAAAGTCAAGCCGAACATGGTCGGAAACTGCAATTGGTAGCTTTGCACGTCTGCCAAGATCATTTATGAAGGATTTCTTAAATGGTAAAGGATGGGCTAAGCGTTAA
- a CDS encoding BglG family transcription antiterminator: MSSKSNHEQELLLFLSKHQGYVTSKELLEVLNVSQKTVYRLINKINNEYEDGPLIISERGRGYRLDYEKFINSQKSNVKDKEMQFSPSERRKRIMEELLLSSPKPINVYHLFSHYYVGDSATFNDEQIMSEELKKYNLVLERKNRTLAILGDEVNIRKAIKDIIEIFNIIDIDDLKRNPKLNFNQYDVLFILDQLRRIEEDLNITIPYPYNVNIFSHLYILLSRSRIVPTRRFAEISKEEMENMKRDILYPVAKVIVSNIEKYLNSPLPDIEIYFLYQYLVSSRMQGSHAITSTFSSEVIQVTKAYIEGMSTNLGIDIDGQSIYIDLANHIKPMLNRLEHKIRVKNSLLSQIKVTYEDVFMGVKKVSELVSEKFNLQAINEDEIGFITLYFAKAIETGQHQRPIKTLIMCTTGIGTSELLKAKVSKKFPELEIVDVVASRNTQMLKEKYTDAELILSTVHIKEDVPIPFLLVSAMFTIDDQKRLQGKIEEVYHGN; encoded by the coding sequence ATGAGTTCTAAAAGCAATCATGAACAAGAACTGTTATTGTTTCTTTCCAAACATCAAGGATATGTGACATCAAAGGAACTCCTTGAAGTACTTAATGTTTCTCAAAAAACTGTATATCGTTTAATAAATAAAATTAATAATGAGTACGAGGATGGTCCTTTAATCATATCTGAAAGAGGGAGAGGATATAGACTAGACTACGAGAAATTTATTAATTCACAAAAAAGTAATGTTAAAGATAAAGAAATGCAATTTTCTCCAAGTGAGAGACGTAAACGAATTATGGAAGAATTATTGTTGTCTTCGCCCAAGCCTATAAATGTGTATCATTTATTTAGTCACTATTATGTTGGAGATTCTGCAACTTTTAATGACGAGCAAATAATGAGTGAAGAGCTTAAAAAATACAATTTGGTTTTAGAGAGAAAAAATAGAACATTAGCGATCCTTGGAGATGAGGTTAATATTCGGAAAGCTATTAAAGATATTATTGAAATCTTTAATATTATCGATATTGATGATTTAAAAAGGAATCCAAAGCTGAATTTCAATCAGTACGATGTTTTGTTTATCTTGGACCAATTAAGAAGGATTGAAGAAGATTTAAATATAACGATTCCTTACCCATACAATGTAAACATTTTTTCACACTTATATATACTGCTAAGCAGATCAAGAATAGTTCCGACTAGAAGGTTTGCTGAAATTTCTAAAGAAGAAATGGAAAATATGAAGCGAGATATTTTGTATCCGGTTGCTAAAGTGATTGTCTCTAATATTGAGAAATATTTAAACAGTCCTTTGCCAGATATTGAAATTTATTTTCTTTATCAATATTTGGTGTCATCGCGAATGCAGGGGTCTCATGCTATTACTTCCACTTTTTCATCAGAAGTGATTCAAGTAACAAAAGCATATATTGAAGGAATGAGTACTAACTTAGGAATCGACATAGACGGTCAATCTATATATATCGATTTAGCCAACCATATTAAACCGATGCTTAACCGATTAGAGCATAAGATTCGGGTTAAAAACAGTTTGTTAAGTCAGATAAAGGTAACGTATGAAGACGTATTTATGGGCGTAAAGAAGGTTTCGGAATTAGTTAGTGAGAAATTCAACTTACAAGCCATAAACGAAGATGAGATTGGGTTTATCACCCTCTATTTTGCTAAGGCAATTGAAACAGGTCAGCATCAACGTCCTATAAAAACATTGATAATGTGTACAACAGGAATAGGAACTTCAGAGCTTTTAAAAGCAAAAGTTTCAAAGAAATTTCCAGAGTTAGAAATTGTCGATGTAGTAGCATCCCGAAATACTCAAATGCTAAAAGAGAAATATACAGATGCTGAATTGATTCTGAGCACTGTTCATATTAAGGAGGATGTACCTATTCCTTTTCTATTAGTGAGTGCGATGTTTACCATTGATGACCAGAAGAGACTTCAGGGAAAGATAGAGGAAGTTTATCATGGGAATTAA
- a CDS encoding PTS sugar transporter subunit IIA, protein MGINSSLYQLYFNCELATKEEVHAFIAEIVGQNNPISPEEVIQQLMDREKVGSTMIAEHVLLPHIESEQLEKSQILFLRLAKPIENWDFQTKNICLIIVILLKKNESVNMKKRIASFTRSLADEEYLDRLINSQEKAAFINEIIKY, encoded by the coding sequence ATGGGAATTAATTCTTCACTTTATCAACTGTATTTTAATTGTGAGTTAGCTACAAAAGAAGAAGTACACGCTTTTATTGCGGAAATTGTTGGGCAAAACAATCCTATTTCACCGGAGGAAGTTATCCAGCAATTAATGGATAGAGAAAAAGTCGGCAGTACAATGATCGCAGAGCATGTCTTATTACCCCATATTGAAAGCGAACAACTAGAGAAAAGTCAAATTTTATTTCTTCGGTTAGCAAAACCAATCGAGAATTGGGATTTTCAGACAAAAAATATTTGCCTCATTATTGTGATTTTGTTGAAGAAAAATGAAAGCGTTAATATGAAGAAGAGAATAGCCTCATTTACTAGATCTTTGGCAGATGAAGAGTATCTTGACAGATTGATAAACAGTCAAGAAAAAGCAGCATTTATAAATGAAATTATAAAATATTAG
- a CDS encoding PTS fructose transporter subunit IIB produces the protein MKIVGVAACTVGIAHTYIAQEKLENAGKKAGHEIHIETQGTIGTENELSQQQIAEADIVILAADVKIAGRERFEGKRIIQVTTEIAVKSPNKLIEKAAEVVNQPK, from the coding sequence ATGAAAATAGTAGGAGTTGCAGCTTGCACAGTTGGAATCGCACACACATATATCGCACAGGAAAAATTAGAGAATGCTGGTAAAAAAGCAGGTCATGAAATTCATATTGAAACACAAGGAACAATTGGAACAGAAAATGAATTGAGCCAACAACAAATCGCAGAAGCAGACATCGTTATTTTGGCGGCAGATGTAAAAATCGCAGGAAGAGAACGCTTCGAAGGGAAAAGAATTATCCAAGTTACAACAGAAATAGCGGTTAAATCACCAAATAAATTAATTGAAAAAGCAGCTGAGGTAGTCAACCAACCAAAATAA
- a CDS encoding PTS sugar transporter subunit IIA, protein MEVKNIVDLNTIKTNMTAKSKEEAIQELAQVLLENEYIKDIEEFTKDIYAREAIGQTGIGNYIAIPHGKSDSVEKIGVAIGITQEEIAWETLDGKGVKGIILFAVSNDDGAQSHLKLLSLFARKLGNDEVIEKMLQSKNAEDVKEALCS, encoded by the coding sequence ATGGAAGTAAAAAATATTGTAGATTTAAACACAATTAAAACGAATATGACTGCTAAAAGCAAGGAAGAAGCTATTCAGGAATTAGCTCAGGTCTTGCTTGAAAACGAATACATTAAGGATATTGAAGAATTTACAAAGGATATTTATGCTAGGGAAGCGATAGGACAAACTGGAATCGGAAATTATATTGCTATTCCTCATGGAAAAAGTGATTCTGTCGAAAAAATAGGCGTAGCGATTGGGATTACGCAAGAAGAAATCGCTTGGGAAACTCTCGATGGGAAGGGAGTTAAGGGAATCATTCTATTTGCGGTTAGTAACGATGATGGAGCACAAAGTCATTTGAAGCTATTATCATTATTTGCGAGAAAGCTAGGAAATGATGAAGTTATTGAGAAGATGCTGCAATCTAAAAATGCTGAGGATGTTAAAGAAGCTTTATGCAGCTAA
- a CDS encoding PTS fructose transporter subunit IIC — MSALKKLNLKGHLLTAISYLIPIVCGAGFLIAIGMAFGGTSQGSLVQGEFSLWDALATMGGAGLGLLPVVIATGISYSIAGKPGIAPGFIIGLSANAIGAGFIGGILGGFLSGYLAVAIIKHFKVPSWAKGLMPTLIVPFFTSIIGGLIMVYIIGIPVAALTALLTDGLNSLGTSSLLVFGGIVGLLSGVDFGGPINKTVFAFVLTMQAEGINGPITALQLVNTATPIGFGLAYFIAKIFRKNIYTRSEVETLKSAVPMGVVNIVEGVIPIVMNDIVRTVTAVAIGGAAGGAVTMVLGADATVPFGGVFMLPTMSNPWAGVAAILVNVVVTGLALALIKKNVKEDEEIEVEEEDIDLDDIQIL; from the coding sequence GTGAGCGCATTAAAAAAATTAAATCTTAAAGGCCATTTATTAACAGCTATTTCATACTTGATTCCAATTGTGTGTGGAGCAGGTTTCTTGATCGCTATTGGGATGGCTTTTGGAGGAACAAGTCAAGGTTCTTTAGTACAAGGGGAGTTTTCCTTATGGGATGCTCTAGCAACAATGGGTGGAGCAGGTTTAGGCTTACTACCTGTCGTTATCGCAACAGGAATCTCTTATTCTATTGCTGGTAAACCCGGTATTGCTCCAGGTTTCATTATTGGATTAAGTGCTAATGCAATTGGCGCTGGCTTTATTGGTGGTATTTTAGGAGGATTCTTATCTGGTTATCTTGCTGTAGCTATTATTAAACATTTTAAAGTTCCTAGCTGGGCTAAAGGCTTAATGCCAACATTAATTGTGCCATTTTTCACCTCCATTATTGGTGGACTAATCATGGTTTACATTATTGGAATTCCTGTAGCGGCTCTTACGGCCTTATTAACAGATGGATTAAACAGTTTAGGTACCTCTTCGTTACTTGTATTTGGTGGAATTGTTGGTCTGTTAAGTGGAGTTGACTTTGGTGGACCGATCAACAAAACAGTATTTGCCTTCGTATTGACGATGCAAGCAGAAGGAATTAATGGACCTATCACAGCACTACAATTAGTTAATACTGCAACTCCAATCGGTTTTGGATTAGCTTACTTTATTGCTAAAATCTTTAGAAAAAACATCTATACACGATCAGAAGTAGAAACGTTGAAATCAGCAGTGCCAATGGGTGTTGTTAACATTGTAGAAGGTGTTATTCCGATTGTTATGAATGATATTGTTCGTACTGTAACTGCTGTAGCGATTGGTGGAGCAGCTGGTGGTGCAGTAACGATGGTGTTAGGAGCAGATGCAACTGTACCATTTGGGGGAGTATTTATGCTACCAACAATGTCAAATCCATGGGCTGGGGTTGCAGCTATCTTAGTTAACGTTGTTGTAACAGGATTGGCATTAGCTTTAATTAAGAAAAATGTAAAAGAAGATGAGGAAATAGAAGTAGAAGAAGAAGATATCGATTTAGATGACATTCAAATTCTATAA
- the alsE gene encoding D-allulose 6-phosphate 3-epimerase, which yields MKKVEFSPSLMTMDLDKFKEQITFLNDHVGSYHIDIMDGHYVPNITLSPWFMQEVRKISDLPMSAHLMVTNPSFWVQQLVDLKCEWICMHAEVLDGLAFRLIDQIHDAGLKAGIVLNPETPIETIFPYIDLVDKITIMTVDPGFAGQRFIESTLDKIVALRELRDEKGYQYVIEMDGSSSRKTFKRIDAADPDIYIIGRSGLFGLDEDIQKSWEIMCKDYEDMTGKVVE from the coding sequence ATGAAAAAAGTAGAATTTTCACCGTCATTAATGACAATGGATTTAGATAAGTTTAAAGAGCAAATCACTTTTTTAAACGATCATGTAGGTTCTTATCATATTGATATCATGGATGGGCATTATGTCCCTAATATCACATTATCCCCATGGTTTATGCAGGAAGTGCGAAAAATAAGTGACTTACCGATGTCTGCCCATCTTATGGTAACTAATCCAAGCTTCTGGGTCCAACAATTAGTGGATCTAAAGTGTGAATGGATTTGTATGCATGCAGAAGTACTGGATGGCCTTGCTTTCCGCTTAATTGATCAAATCCATGATGCTGGACTTAAAGCAGGGATAGTATTAAATCCTGAAACTCCTATTGAAACAATTTTCCCTTATATTGATTTAGTGGATAAAATCACGATTATGACAGTTGATCCAGGCTTCGCAGGACAACGCTTTATTGAAAGCACCCTTGATAAAATTGTCGCATTAAGAGAATTACGTGACGAAAAAGGCTATCAATATGTTATTGAAATGGATGGCTCATCAAGTAGAAAAACCTTTAAAAGAATCGATGCAGCAGATCCTGATATTTATATCATCGGTCGTAGCGGTCTATTTGGTTTAGATGAAGATATTCAAAAATCATGGGAAATAATGTGTAAAGATTATGAGGATATGACAGGGAAAGTAGTAGAATAA
- a CDS encoding phytoene desaturase family protein → MTKKVAIIGAGVAGLASAIRLQHAGYEVEIYEKEAIAGGKMHRIEKDGFQFDLGPSIVMMPELYREIFELAGRNPDDYIPMERLDPMYSVFFGSGKQGYHEVSSDLVELMKTFEHASEKDAEGFLKYLQLIYERFMVAKNHFLQRPFRNKRDFYNPATLYQALKLKTFDSADNFISKYVKNEQLKQMISFQTLYIGVSPYNGPSLYSMIPMIEFFYGIWFIKGGMYTMAKSMERLFLELGGKVFYQSSVEEIMIENQVATGIKVNGKVVSADKVICNADFPYAMKNLVKEDKAKGKYTDKKIDSMDYSCSCFIMYLGMNKKYEELKTAHSFFFGEELKKNLDDIFAGEKLVNPSFYVYTASKLDPTLAPEGKDGLYILVPVSDLSTAKYEWTDETISYYRSQVLQTLSQVEGLAEIEEDIISETYMTPVDFAEKFNAYNGACFGLRPTLTQSNHLRPQSKAKNCENLYFTGSSTHPGAGVPIVLLSAKIASDELILDDSVSMKATTEKTVHSAGGVANEGS, encoded by the coding sequence ATGACTAAAAAAGTAGCTATTATTGGTGCAGGTGTTGCAGGATTGGCAAGTGCTATCCGTTTGCAGCATGCTGGATACGAGGTTGAAATATATGAGAAAGAAGCTATTGCAGGAGGGAAAATGCATCGCATTGAAAAGGATGGCTTTCAATTTGACCTTGGACCATCCATTGTAATGATGCCAGAGTTATATCGGGAAATCTTTGAACTGGCCGGACGCAATCCAGATGATTATATCCCGATGGAAAGATTGGATCCGATGTATTCCGTTTTCTTTGGAAGTGGAAAGCAAGGCTATCACGAGGTCTCCTCTGATTTGGTGGAATTAATGAAAACATTTGAACATGCTAGTGAAAAGGATGCAGAAGGGTTCTTAAAATACTTGCAGTTGATTTATGAACGTTTTATGGTGGCGAAAAATCATTTTCTGCAGCGTCCCTTCCGAAATAAAAGGGATTTCTACAATCCTGCAACATTGTATCAAGCATTGAAGTTAAAGACCTTTGACAGTGCTGACAATTTTATAAGTAAATATGTTAAAAATGAGCAGTTGAAGCAAATGATTAGTTTTCAAACGTTATATATCGGTGTGTCTCCATATAACGGTCCGTCTTTGTACTCGATGATTCCGATGATTGAGTTTTTCTATGGCATCTGGTTTATAAAAGGCGGTATGTATACGATGGCCAAGTCAATGGAGCGATTATTTCTTGAGCTTGGCGGCAAGGTTTTCTATCAATCCTCTGTAGAAGAAATTATGATAGAAAATCAAGTAGCAACAGGAATTAAGGTGAATGGTAAAGTGGTTTCTGCCGACAAGGTTATTTGTAATGCTGATTTTCCTTATGCCATGAAAAATCTTGTAAAAGAAGACAAAGCAAAAGGAAAATATACAGATAAAAAGATTGATAGTATGGATTATTCCTGCTCATGCTTCATCATGTATTTAGGCATGAATAAAAAATATGAAGAATTAAAAACCGCTCATAGCTTTTTCTTTGGAGAGGAACTAAAAAAGAACCTTGACGATATATTTGCAGGGGAAAAACTAGTGAATCCATCCTTTTATGTATACACTGCTTCCAAGCTAGATCCAACATTGGCTCCAGAAGGGAAGGATGGACTATATATACTTGTCCCTGTCTCTGATCTATCTACAGCTAAGTACGAATGGACAGATGAAACAATTTCCTATTATCGGTCTCAAGTCCTTCAAACGCTCAGTCAAGTCGAGGGGCTAGCAGAAATCGAAGAGGATATTATCTCTGAAACGTATATGACGCCAGTGGATTTCGCTGAGAAGTTCAACGCATATAATGGCGCTTGCTTTGGATTACGTCCTACGTTAACACAAAGTAACCATTTAAGACCGCAAAGCAAAGCGAAAAATTGTGAAAACCTCTATTTCACAGGAAGCAGCACACACCCAGGGGCAGGTGTCCCAATTGTATTGCTATCAGCGAAAATTGCAAGTGATGAATTAATATTAGATGATTCTGTTTCTATGAAAGCAACGACAGAAAAGACAGTCCATTCTGCAGGAGGGGTTGCAAATGAGGGAAGCTAA
- a CDS encoding phytoene/squalene synthase family protein has translation MREAKIIDSLQNDYQYCENVIKNNSASFYHAFKKLPKDKANAVYAIYAFCRYADDSVDETGNKSVQEKNWQNLYHQLKLFEKGEEISSPLWRALRDVFTRYEMDIKPFYEQLEGQKMDINFQQPNTLAELEQYCYYVAGTVGLMLLPILATENHQHLHMYAVQLGVAMQLTNILRDVGEDYRNNRIYLPVDLLEKEDYKQRDLEASNINASFIKVWEEIATRSEQLYALFQVGMDYFDKDSQLHVLLSALIYKEILKVVRENGYDCLHTRNYVSEENMVRLKQAVEELTVGL, from the coding sequence ATGAGGGAAGCTAAAATCATTGATTCGCTTCAAAATGACTATCAATACTGTGAAAATGTGATTAAAAACAATTCAGCAAGCTTCTACCACGCTTTTAAAAAGCTGCCAAAAGACAAAGCGAATGCTGTATATGCCATTTATGCATTTTGCCGCTATGCAGATGACAGTGTTGATGAAACTGGAAATAAATCTGTACAAGAAAAAAATTGGCAGAACTTGTACCATCAGCTAAAGCTTTTTGAAAAGGGCGAGGAAATTTCATCCCCGCTTTGGAGAGCGTTGCGAGATGTTTTTACCCGTTATGAGATGGATATTAAACCTTTCTACGAGCAATTAGAAGGACAAAAGATGGACATAAACTTTCAACAGCCTAATACATTAGCAGAGTTAGAGCAGTATTGTTATTATGTAGCCGGAACGGTTGGCTTGATGCTTCTTCCTATTTTAGCAACGGAAAATCATCAGCACTTGCATATGTATGCAGTTCAATTAGGGGTCGCTATGCAATTGACTAATATTCTCAGAGATGTTGGTGAGGATTATCGAAATAATCGAATCTATTTACCAGTTGATTTGCTTGAAAAGGAAGATTACAAACAACGGGACTTAGAAGCTAGCAATATAAACGCATCCTTTATAAAAGTTTGGGAGGAAATTGCAACCCGATCAGAACAGCTTTATGCATTATTTCAGGTTGGAATGGATTATTTTGATAAAGACAGTCAATTACATGTTCTTTTATCAGCACTTATTTATAAAGAAATATTAAAAGTTGTCCGAGAAAATGGATATGACTGCTTGCATACACGAAACTATGTATCTGAAGAGAATATGGTTCGATTAAAGCAAGCAGTAGAAGAATTAACAGTGGGTTTATAA
- the fni gene encoding type 2 isopentenyl-diphosphate Delta-isomerase, with protein sequence MDTIRQNRKAEHINLALTSPFSLSSDFDELSFIHRSLPEMKMEDIQLQTNIGPLTLDYPIFINAMTGGSEKSAVINASLAEAARETGIAMAVGSQHAAIRNEDLAHTFKVVREKNPHGLVFANIGADAPLDYALTAIDMLEADALQVHLNVPQELVMPEGERNFTNILARLEKLSVKLQVPVIVKETGFGMSSETLRQLHSAGIQYVDLGGKGGTNFIHIENERRSKRDFAYLKDWGQSTVISLLEAQSVLGELTIIASGGIRNPLDAVKSFSLGASAAGIAGPFLKILHDEGINGLITELEVWKEHLKMLLLLQGAQSIPNLQHCPMIAGGKVREWCEARGLDWQSLAQRKP encoded by the coding sequence ATGGACACAATTAGACAAAATCGTAAAGCAGAGCACATTAACCTTGCATTAACATCACCATTTTCACTTAGTTCCGATTTTGATGAGCTGTCATTCATTCACCGTTCCTTGCCGGAAATGAAGATGGAAGACATTCAGCTCCAGACCAACATCGGGCCTTTAACGCTCGATTACCCAATTTTTATCAATGCAATGACAGGTGGCAGTGAGAAATCAGCAGTAATTAATGCATCTCTTGCGGAAGCTGCCAGGGAAACTGGAATTGCAATGGCAGTCGGTTCTCAGCATGCTGCCATTCGAAATGAAGACCTTGCACATACATTTAAAGTTGTAAGAGAAAAAAACCCGCACGGTCTTGTATTTGCAAATATTGGGGCAGATGCGCCACTCGATTATGCATTAACAGCTATTGATATGCTGGAGGCTGATGCCCTGCAAGTTCATTTGAATGTGCCACAAGAGCTGGTTATGCCAGAAGGAGAACGCAATTTCACTAATATTCTTGCTAGGTTAGAAAAATTATCGGTAAAGCTGCAGGTGCCTGTTATCGTCAAGGAAACCGGGTTCGGCATGAGTTCAGAAACGCTCAGGCAGCTACATAGTGCTGGTATTCAATATGTTGATTTAGGAGGAAAAGGCGGCACCAATTTCATTCATATAGAAAATGAGCGCAGAAGTAAACGCGATTTTGCGTATTTAAAAGATTGGGGTCAATCGACTGTCATTTCGTTGTTAGAAGCACAGTCCGTATTAGGTGAGCTGACAATCATCGCCTCAGGCGGAATACGTAACCCGCTTGATGCAGTAAAATCATTCTCCTTAGGAGCGTCTGCTGCAGGAATTGCCGGACCATTTTTGAAAATTCTCCATGACGAAGGCATTAATGGATTAATAACGGAGCTGGAGGTGTGGAAGGAACATTTAAAAATGCTGCTTCTCCTCCAAGGGGCTCAATCTATTCCAAATCTTCAGCACTGTCCGATGATAGCTGGCGGGAAGGTAAGAGAATGGTGCGAAGCGAGAGGACTTGACTGGCAAAGTCTTGCGCAAAGGAAGCCGTAA